The nucleotide window TCAGGGGGGCCTCCCAGTCGGGGTCCGGGGATAGCAGGAAGTCAGCCACCTGGCGCGGCAGGACGGAGCGCAGCTGGCTGATGGCCAGTTCGCGCTGGTTCTGGCCGTCGCCGTTGAGATCCAGATACATCGCAGCGATCACGAGGAAGGTGTCTTCCGGTTTCCACGGGCGTGGCTGCGTATGGAGCAGGAAGTATTCCCAGGGTTTGGCGTGCAGATCCGCCAGCCCCTGGTTGACGCCCTCGGCATAGCGTTCAAGCAAGCGCTTGTCTTCCACCGAGAGCTGCGCAAAGGCGGCTTCCGCGGTTGCGCGCATGCGGTGGCGGCGATGGTTGATGTCGACATCCAGCGCCTTGGGACCCACCAGCTCCGACAGTTCGCCCGCTGGCAGACGGCGCATCAGGTCCATGCCGAAGAAACGTTCCTGCGCATGGACATAGCCCAACGCATAGCTGAGATCGTCGCGGTTCTTGCCCTGGAGGGTGACGGTGCCGAGCGCATCGCGCGACACGCTGACGCTGTCGCTCAGACCCTTGGCCGTGACCGTGCCATCAAGCTTTGCGCGACTACCGGCGACCAGGTACCAGACCGCCCCGAAGGCGACGAGCAGAAGGATCAACACGGTTGACAACAGATAGCGCAGCCAGCGTATGCGACGGGGCGTGGTCATCAACCGTAGGCCTCTGGCGTAGGAAAGGCCCCAGTGTAGCGGAGGCGGCAGTCACGTCGCCGTTACGGCCGTCGCCAAAGTGGCGGTCAGGGGCGGCTTTGGGTGAAAACCGCGAACATGCCGGCGTAGGGTTTGACCATGAAGGTCGGGGCGCCGGCATACCCCTGGCCGTCGACGTAGAACTGCGAAATCGTACCGTCCAGGTACAGCGCATCCTGGCAGTGCAGTTCGTCGCGGAACAGGCGTGCAAAGGTATGGAAATTGACCGGAGCCTCACTGACGGCGAAGACCACTTTGTGTGGCGTCACGGCACACACGCCGCTGCGCCATTTCAGGCTGGCGGAGTCATCGACGAAGGAGTCATTGAGCTTGCCGTCGATCACCAGCATGGGGCCCGACTGCGTGGCCCATTGGGCTGGCCTGGCATCAGCCTTGTAGTCGGTGCTGGTGCGCACGGCGGCGTGCCCGTCCGCGTAAACCGCGAAGACGCCGTTGGGCTGGATGGAGAAGTTGCCGGCGGCAGGGTTGCCGCGGAACAGGTTCAGCGGCACCAGGGTCTTGCCTTCCTCAACGTACAGGCCAAGTGGCGCGAACTGGCGATCATAGATGCCTGCATTGGCAGCAAACAGCAGCCGGCGATCGTGGGACAGGCCCCATTGGCGGAGCGTTTCGATGTCGTTGTAGGGCTGGCCGTCTTCGGGATCCTTCCAATGCAGCGACAGCGGCTCGCGCTTGAGGTCCACGCTTACCACGCGGAAGGTCTGGCCTTCGAACACGCGCTCGTCGCTGTCCACGGCCTGCGCCTGGCGCGAACACCCGGCCAGGGTGGTCAGCAAGGCGAGCAGAAGGGGCCAGCAGAGAGACAGTCCGCGCGAAAGCGGGCGAGGGAGCGCAGGAGCAGGCATCGCTAGATGGTCGCCGGGCTCAGGGCCGGGTGCAAGCCTGTCTGACGTGACGGTTCAGGGAGGGGCGATGCTCGGCTTTGGTATCCTTGCCGACCATGCCCTATACCCCCATTACCGCCACCCTCGGTTACGTGCTGTCGCCCGATCGCCAGCGCGTACTCATGATCCATCGCAACTCGCGTCCCGATGATCTGCACCTGGGCAAGTACAACGGCCTGGGCGGCAAGATGGAGCCCGGCGAGGACATTGCCAGCTGCATGCAACGCGAAATCCTCGAGGAAGCCGGCATCACCTGCGAGTCGATGCAGCTGCGCGGTACGCTCAACTGGCCCGGTTTCGGCAAGCATGGCGAGGACTGGCTGGGTTTCATCTTCATCATCGATCGCTACAGCGGCACGCCGATGGAGTCCAACCACGAAGGCACGCTGGAATGGGTGGATGTCTCGCGTCTGATGGAGCTACCCATGTGGGAGGGTGATCGCCATTTCCTTCCGCTCGTGTTCGACGGCGATCCGCGCCCGTTCCACGGCGTGATGCCGTACAAGGATGGGCGCATGCAGTCGTGGTCGTTTACCCGCCTGTGACCGATCGCACGATCCATATCGTCGCTGCGATGATCCGTGACGAGCGCGGGCATGTGCTGCTCGTGCGCAAGCGTGGTGCGCAGGTTTACCAGCAGCCCGGGGGCAAGCGGGATCCGGGCGATCGCGATGATCTGCACACGCTCCGGCGGGAGCTGCACGAGGAACTGGGTTGCACGATGGATGAATCCAGCGCGATCTGCCTGGGAACGTTCAGCGCACCCGCAGCCAATGAGCCGGGATGGACGGTGTCGGCACACGTCTACGAAGTGCGTGCCGAAGGCCCCTTCGTCGTGCAAGCGGAAATCGAGAGCCTGGTCTGGGTCGATCCGGCGGCTCCGGGCGATACGCCGATCGCCCGGTTGAGTCGCGAACAGTTACTGCCGCTCATGCACTAACCCTCCTGGCGGGAGGAGGGCCAGGAGGTGTCATCAGAACTTGCGCAGCGCGACCACGGCATTCAGGCCGCCAAACGCAAACGAGTTGCTGATCGCTGCATCCACCTTCACACGGCGCGGCTCGTTCGGGACATAGTCGAGATCGCAGGCCGGATCGGGGCCGAGATATCCCAGCGTCGGCGGCACGATGCCTTCGCGCATGGCGCCAAGCACGGCGATCAGCTCCAGTGCACCGGCCGCGCCCAGCGCATGGCCGTGCATCGGCTTGGTGGAGGAGATCACCAGCTCACGTGCATGCGCACCGAACACGCGATGGATCGTGCGTGTTTCGGTGCTGTCGTTTGCGACGGTGCCCGTGCCGTGCGCGTTAATGTAGTCGACGTCTTCCGGTGCCATGCGTGCGTCGCGCAGCGCGGCGGTAACGGCTGCCGAGGCGCCGATTTCAGAAGGCGCCGCGATGTCGCCCGCGTCCGAACTCATGCCGGTGCCGGCCAGTTCGGCGAGGATGGTGGCGCCGCGCGCCTGTGCGTGCTCCAGCGCCTCCACCACGAACATGCCGGCGCCTTCGCCAAGCACGATGCCGCGACGCCCGCTGCTGAAGGGGCGGCAGGTGTCCGGTGCCAGGACGCGCATCGCTTCCCACGAGCGCAGCGTGCCAAGGGTGATGCAGGCCTCGGTGCCGCCCACCACGGCGGCATCGACCAGGCCGCTGCGAATCATCATCGCGGCCTGGGCGAAGGCATGGTTGGAGGACGAACAGGCGCTGGCGAGGGCGAAGGCCGGCCCGGTGATGCCGTGGACCATGCTGATCTGGCTGGCCGGGGCGTTCATCATCATGCGGATGATGCCCAGCGGGTGGAATCGTCCGGCATGTTCGCCGTAGAGCTTTTCGTACTGCTCGTCGCGGGTGGTCTCGCCACCGACGCCGGTGCCCACGACCACGGCTGTGCGAGCGGCGGTTTCACCTTCGAACGTGATGCCGGATTGTTCGATGGCTTCGCGCGCTGCGACCAGCGCGTACTGGCTGACCACGTCCAGCTGGTTCAGTCGCGACTCGTCGAAATGCTGGGTCGGATCAAAATCCACGACTTCCGCCGCAATACCGCCGTTGCGCAGCTGCCCGGGCAGGATGTGGTGGATCGGGCCGATGCCGCTGCGGCCTTCGGCCATACCCTTCCAGGTAGAGGCCGCATCGTGGCCGAGCGCGCTGATGGCGCCCATGCCGGTAATGACGAGTCGACGCATGAATTCAGCCGGTAGTGTTCTTTGCCGCGAGCTGGCGCTCGATGGCCTTGATGAGATCGCCGATGGTGCCGTTTTCAAAGTCGGCATCTTCATTCGGCAGCTGGATATCGAAATGTTCTTCCAGGTCGAACACGACTTCGATGGCGTCAAGCGAGGCAACACCGAGGTCCTTGAGAGTGGACTCAGGCGTGATGGTGGCGATGTCGATCTTCGCCTGCTTGGCGATGATGTCGAAGGTGGCCTGCTGTACCTGTTCGTTGCTCATGCTGGTTCCCGGTGGGTGACGCCAGGGCATCTGGCTGGGCCGGCCGCGTGGCCGAATGGAGCAAAGCCTGACGAAGTGCGGGGGCGTTGTCCAGAAAGCCTGGTGCGTCGGAGCGCATCCTGACCGGGGAGCCTTTCACCAACCTTATTCGACCGCGAAAGGTGGAAGTGGCCCGGAGGGTCGTATCCTTGGCCGACGGGCGCGTTCGCGCTGGATGGAATCACTGCGTGCGGTATTTGAATCAGCTCGAGCCCGATGCGCTCGTCGCCGGCTTTGTCGAGCACCCTCCCGTGGGGTTCGGCGTGCGGGAGGCCGCGCAGACGCCGGCGTTCGTGGCGCCGTTCGACCTGCTGACAACGGCTGAGCCCGCGGTCCGCCAGAAGGTGACGGGTGCGCCCGGCTATCGCTGGTGGGGGCGCCTGCTGCGCTGGCGTACGGCCTTCGTCGGCACCACGGTGTCGGAGTACGCCCTGTTTCCAGCCGATGCCGATGCCACCGCGCTTCCGGGGCGCCTGGCCCAGGCACTGGGGCGCGAACAGCGCATGTTGATCGTCAAGGATATTCCGCAGGACTCGCCCCTGCTTTCGCCGGCCGAACGGTCCTGGTCGACGCGCTTTGCCGATGCCTGTCAGGAAGCGGGGTACGTACTGCTGGAAGGGCAGGCCCTGGCTTATGTGCCGATCGATTTCGCCAGCGAAGATGAATACCTGGCCCGGCTTTCCTCCGGTCGTCGCAAGGATATTCGCCGCAAGCTGCGCAAGCGCGACGATGTCACGGTGGAGACGGTCCACTGCGGTGATCCGCGTTTCGCCGACGACGCGGTCATCGATGCGTACTACGCGCTCTACGAAAACGTCTACGCGCAGAGCGAGATCCATTTCGACAAGCTCAGTCGCGAATTCTTTGTCAGGATCCTTCGCGACGGGAGCCATGGCGGCGTGGTGTTCGTATACCGCGTCGACAGCAAGATGATCGGCTGGAACCTGTGTTTCGTGGTCGATGGAAAACTGATCGACAAATACGTTGGCTTCGCTTACCCGCAGGCTCGCGAGCAGAACCTGTACTTCACCAGCTGGTTCCGCAATCTTGAATACGCGCGCGAGCGCGGCTTGACGCACTACGTCGCCGGCTGGACCGATCCGCAGGTCAAGTCGTACCTGGGTGCGAAATTCACCTTGACCCGCCACGCCATTTATCTGCGCAACCCCTTGCTGCGTGCGGTAGCGCGGCGACTGGGCCACCTGTTCGAAAGCGACAGCCAATGGGGGACGAACGTCGATGATCAAGCGTAATCCCCTGGTTCTGGATTTCGACGGTTCGGTCGGCGACATTCCCGGCGCCACCGTCCTGCCCCTGTCGGACTGGCAGGAAGACATCCGGTTCGGCTGCACGCTGCGCACGTTCGCGAGGCTGGAGCGCCATCTCGATGCGTCGATCGAGGACGATTACGGCACCGTGCTGATGGGCTCGGGCGACTACCACCATCTCACCTGGCCGCTGGTGAAGCGGCAGCGCCTGCGCGGGCCGTTCCAGCTGGTGGTGTTCGACAATCACCCCGACAACATGCGGTTCCCCTTGGGTATCCATTGCGGATCCTGGGTGCGCAAGGTGGCCTTGCTGCCTTACGTGACGCATGTGCACGTCGTGGGTATCACTTCAGGCGACATCGGGGCGGCGCATGCGTGGGAGAACTACCTGCGACCCTTGCGCGCCGGCAAGCTCAGCTACTGGTCGATGGATGTCGATGTGGGCTGGGCCCGCAAGCTCGGGCTTGCCCATGCCTTCAGGCGCTTCGACGATCCTGACTCGCTTACCCGTGCCATGGTCGACCAGCTCGAGCTGGCACCGCAGCCGACCTACCTGTCGATCGACAAGGACGCGTTCAGCGTAACGACCGCCCGCACGAACTGGGACCAGGGGCGTATCGAGGAGCGTCACGGCATGGCGATCATCGCCGCCCTGCGCGGACAGATCATCGCCAGCGACATCAATGGTGAAGTGTCGGCCTATCACTATCGCACCTGGTGGAAGCGCCTGCTCAGCGGCATGGACGGGCAGGAACCGGTGCCGCAGGCTGAGCTGGATGCGTGGCAGGCGCAACAGCGTGCCTTGAACACTCGGCTGCTCGCTGCCATTGCGCAAAGCAGCGTCTGAGCGCGGTCAGGCGTCGCGCAGAACGCGCTGCAAGGTGGCGAGGATGTGGTCAAACTCCTCGTCTGTCAGCCAGGGCGAGTTAGTAATCGTCAGCGAGCGCGCAGCAAAGTCGCGGGCCTGAGGGAGTGCCGCCGACGGAACGATGTCGCGCAGATAGCCATAGTCTGGAAGGGCATGGATGAAGAGGCGGCTGACACCGAGGCCTGCGGTCCACAAATCCCTGAGCGCCGCGTCGCGCTTCTCCTGGCTGGGCATCAGCAACATCAGGAACGGCCAGACACCTTCGTTACCACGCGCGTCGCTGAAAACCGTCAGGCCGGGCAGGGGGCGCAAGGACGCAAGTCGACGCCAGGCTTGCTGGCGCGTCGTCTCCATGAACGGAGACAGGCGCGCGAGGGCATGCGCGCCGACGGATTGCCGCCAGCGGCCCAGGGGGTGCATGGGAATATCGATATCGAAATCGTCACCGACAGCCGCGACCGGATCGCCGGCGGCAAGCGCCTTGCGCAAGGGGCGTCCGTAGAACCACGACAGCAGCGACGGGCGATAGGCGAGCGTGTAGCCGAAGAGTTCCAGCGCGCGTTGCAGCGTCCAGCGCGCGCTCGGCCGGGCCAGCTTGCGGCTGTTTTCAGCGAAGGCCCGGCGTAGCGTCGCGTCCCGCGTCACCAGGATGCCGCCTTCGAAGGTGGTCAGGCCCTTGCCGACCGCGAGGCTGAAAAAGCCAGCATCGCCGCGAAGGCCGACGCTCTGGCCGAATTGCCTGGCGCCCAGTGCCTGCGCGGCATCTTCCAGGACATAGGCGCCGCAGGCGCGGGCGACATGCAGTGCCGCATCGACATCGGCGAGGCGGCCGCCCAGGTGCGTCGGCACGATCGCCAGGGTCTGGGCGCCGGCGAGCGAGGCGATCTGCTGGGCGTCCATATCGAAATGATCGGGGGCCAGGTCACATAAGCGAATCGTGAGGCCGGCGCGATGGATGGCCAGCGCCACCAACGGACACGTCCATGCCGGCACGATGACTTCATCGCGATCCGGGCGCAGTTGGTGCATGGCCTGCAGGGCGATCACCATCGCCGACGTCCCGGAGCACTCGAGCTGCACGCTCTCCACGCCAAGCCAAGTCGCCAGTGCGCGGTCGAAACCGCTCGCGCCGGGAAGCCAGTCACTCAGGCGCAGCGGCAGTCCGGCAGTGGGCGGCAGCTCGCGTGACATGGCGTCAGTCTCCCGCGGCTACACCCAGGGCGCCCTTGGCTTCGGTCGGGGCGTCGTGCTCCGGATGCGAGCCGCTCTCGGCGAAGGCCAGGCAGACGATGCCGGCGACGATCACCAGCGCACCGGCCACGCGCGGCCAGGTCAGCGGTTCGTTGAACAGCCATACGGAGAACAACATGACGCTGACCACCTCCAGGTGCGTGACCGCGAATGCGGGCCCGATCGGTGCATGCTTGAGTAGCGTCATCCATGTGAAAAAGTTGCCGATATAGCCAATCACCGCGATGTAGATCCACGGATGGCCGAACACGCGCACGATCCAGGCCCAGTTGGCCTCCGGCGGAAAGGCGTGGTTGCCGGCGTATTTGA belongs to Dyella terrae and includes:
- a CDS encoding DMT family transporter; this translates as MKRFYFFGFLILVAFDTAVQLAFKYAGNHAFPPEANWAWIVRVFGHPWIYIAVIGYIGNFFTWMTLLKHAPIGPAFAVTHLEVVSVMLFSVWLFNEPLTWPRVAGALVIVAGIVCLAFAESGSHPEHDAPTEAKGALGVAAGD
- a CDS encoding NUDIX hydrolase — protein: MTDRTIHIVAAMIRDERGHVLLVRKRGAQVYQQPGGKRDPGDRDDLHTLRRELHEELGCTMDESSAICLGTFSAPAANEPGWTVSAHVYEVRAEGPFVVQAEIESLVWVDPAAPGDTPIARLSREQLLPLMH
- a CDS encoding acyl carrier protein, whose translation is MSNEQVQQATFDIIAKQAKIDIATITPESTLKDLGVASLDAIEVVFDLEEHFDIQLPNEDADFENGTIGDLIKAIERQLAAKNTTG
- a CDS encoding DegT/DnrJ/EryC1/StrS family aminotransferase, with the translated sequence MSRELPPTAGLPLRLSDWLPGASGFDRALATWLGVESVQLECSGTSAMVIALQAMHQLRPDRDEVIVPAWTCPLVALAIHRAGLTIRLCDLAPDHFDMDAQQIASLAGAQTLAIVPTHLGGRLADVDAALHVARACGAYVLEDAAQALGARQFGQSVGLRGDAGFFSLAVGKGLTTFEGGILVTRDATLRRAFAENSRKLARPSARWTLQRALELFGYTLAYRPSLLSWFYGRPLRKALAAGDPVAAVGDDFDIDIPMHPLGRWRQSVGAHALARLSPFMETTRQQAWRRLASLRPLPGLTVFSDARGNEGVWPFLMLLMPSQEKRDAALRDLWTAGLGVSRLFIHALPDYGYLRDIVPSAALPQARDFAARSLTITNSPWLTDEEFDHILATLQRVLRDA
- a CDS encoding GNAT family N-acetyltransferase; amino-acid sequence: MRYLNQLEPDALVAGFVEHPPVGFGVREAAQTPAFVAPFDLLTTAEPAVRQKVTGAPGYRWWGRLLRWRTAFVGTTVSEYALFPADADATALPGRLAQALGREQRMLIVKDIPQDSPLLSPAERSWSTRFADACQEAGYVLLEGQALAYVPIDFASEDEYLARLSSGRRKDIRRKLRKRDDVTVETVHCGDPRFADDAVIDAYYALYENVYAQSEIHFDKLSREFFVRILRDGSHGGVVFVYRVDSKMIGWNLCFVVDGKLIDKYVGFAYPQAREQNLYFTSWFRNLEYARERGLTHYVAGWTDPQVKSYLGAKFTLTRHAIYLRNPLLRAVARRLGHLFESDSQWGTNVDDQA
- a CDS encoding beta-ketoacyl-[acyl-carrier-protein] synthase family protein yields the protein MRRLVITGMGAISALGHDAASTWKGMAEGRSGIGPIHHILPGQLRNGGIAAEVVDFDPTQHFDESRLNQLDVVSQYALVAAREAIEQSGITFEGETAARTAVVVGTGVGGETTRDEQYEKLYGEHAGRFHPLGIIRMMMNAPASQISMVHGITGPAFALASACSSSNHAFAQAAMMIRSGLVDAAVVGGTEACITLGTLRSWEAMRVLAPDTCRPFSSGRRGIVLGEGAGMFVVEALEHAQARGATILAELAGTGMSSDAGDIAAPSEIGASAAVTAALRDARMAPEDVDYINAHGTGTVANDSTETRTIHRVFGAHARELVISSTKPMHGHALGAAGALELIAVLGAMREGIVPPTLGYLGPDPACDLDYVPNEPRRVKVDAAISNSFAFGGLNAVVALRKF
- a CDS encoding arginase family protein — translated: MIKRNPLVLDFDGSVGDIPGATVLPLSDWQEDIRFGCTLRTFARLERHLDASIEDDYGTVLMGSGDYHHLTWPLVKRQRLRGPFQLVVFDNHPDNMRFPLGIHCGSWVRKVALLPYVTHVHVVGITSGDIGAAHAWENYLRPLRAGKLSYWSMDVDVGWARKLGLAHAFRRFDDPDSLTRAMVDQLELAPQPTYLSIDKDAFSVTTARTNWDQGRIEERHGMAIIAALRGQIIASDINGEVSAYHYRTWWKRLLSGMDGQEPVPQAELDAWQAQQRALNTRLLAAIAQSSV
- a CDS encoding phosphodiester glycosidase family protein — translated: MPAPALPRPLSRGLSLCWPLLLALLTTLAGCSRQAQAVDSDERVFEGQTFRVVSVDLKREPLSLHWKDPEDGQPYNDIETLRQWGLSHDRRLLFAANAGIYDRQFAPLGLYVEEGKTLVPLNLFRGNPAAGNFSIQPNGVFAVYADGHAAVRTSTDYKADARPAQWATQSGPMLVIDGKLNDSFVDDSASLKWRSGVCAVTPHKVVFAVSEAPVNFHTFARLFRDELHCQDALYLDGTISQFYVDGQGYAGAPTFMVKPYAGMFAVFTQSRP
- a CDS encoding NUDIX hydrolase is translated as MPYTPITATLGYVLSPDRQRVLMIHRNSRPDDLHLGKYNGLGGKMEPGEDIASCMQREILEEAGITCESMQLRGTLNWPGFGKHGEDWLGFIFIIDRYSGTPMESNHEGTLEWVDVSRLMELPMWEGDRHFLPLVFDGDPRPFHGVMPYKDGRMQSWSFTRL